The Lysobacter helvus nucleotide sequence GCCTCTCCGATCAGGCTTGGCACGTACCGCAGCAAGCTTTCGGCGCGTCCTGCACCGACACCACTCGATAACCTTCCGATTCGATCGCTGCGGTCGCCAGGCCGGCGTCCACGCCGCCCTTGATGATCACGCTGCCGCCGGCGACATCCACCTGCACGGTTGCAT carries:
- a CDS encoding heavy-metal-associated domain-containing protein, which codes for MKLIVEGMTCGHCVRAITKAIQSLDANATVQVDVAGGSVIIKGGVDAGLATAAIESEGYRVVSVQDAPKACCGTCQA